The stretch of DNA CGAATATCTATAACCAACATTATTATTGGTGGGTGAAAATTTGGGATGATTTCGGATTTGCTTCCGCTTGGCGGCAGTTTGATATCACTAAAGGCGATAGTTTGACCGATAACGTGGCAGCCAATGGCGGCAACCCTTTAACTTTCACCACCTATCAGCATGAAATGCCGATCGCCAGCTTTACTTATCTGCCGCTCGAGCCATTGGCTTATAATTCGGTCACCACGACTGACGCTTCGGAATATTTTGCTTCCGCCCCCCCCGTCGATAATCCCTATACGGCGAAAAATTGCAATCCGAGCAATTGTTCCTGGTTCTGGTCAGGCACCAACCTCTTGAGCAATTCCACTCCCAATTCATCCAGCACGGTAATGGTTTTCAACTACGGCGATGCCAGCATGAGATTGCGGGTTACCGACAACGAGGGCTATGCTTGCACCTCGACGGTTGATTTTTTCTCCGATCTCTTGCCGGTCTGGAAGGAAAAGCAAGCGCAATGATCTTCACGTAACACATATCACATAACACATAACATGAAATGAACTTTCACGACTCGCTAAAATTAAAAATTCACCTTTTTGTCAATGACGTTTACAAAATAACAAAAAATTTCCCCCGTGATGAGTTGTATGGAGTAACTTCACAGTTTGGATATATCATTCGGATCCTTGAAGGAAGCAAAATATTTAATTTATTTTTCGTATACGCAAAATTATCTGGATGAAAATACTTATAAAAAAATATTGGCTCAAGCCGATGAAATCGGGGCTATGCTTTTTAAAGTGAATAACTAAAATCATAACATGTTATGTGTTATGTGCTATGTGTTATGTATCGCAAGTGTAAAATACCAAATACCAAATACCAAATACTAAATACTAACGAGGGTTTTACCCTGCTCGAGCTTCTTATCAGCCTTTCCATCATCACGATGATGATCGCGCTTTTTTTGGCCAACTACAATGCCGGCATCCGCAGCAACGAATTATCTATCGCCGCGCAGCAAATCGTCAGCGATACCCACTCGGCGCAAAACAAGGCGCTGGGTTCGACCATTTATAATACCAAGTTTCCCGACGGGGGATGGGGAGTGCATTTTGATACTTCGGCCGGAAGTTATAAAGTTTTTGCCGACAGCAATGGCGACAAAATTTATAATTCCAGCCCCGACGACGAAGCTTTGGTGGCTTATGGCGGGCAGACTTTTAGCTTGC from Patescibacteria group bacterium encodes:
- a CDS encoding four helix bundle protein, translated to MKEAKYLIYFSYTQNYLDENTYKKILAQADEIGAMLFKVNN
- a CDS encoding prepilin-type N-terminal cleavage/methylation domain-containing protein — translated: MYRKCKIPNTKYQILNTNEGFTLLELLISLSIITMMIALFLANYNAGIRSNELSIAAQQIVSDTHSAQNKALGSTIYNTKFPDGGWGVHFDTSAGSYKVFADSNGDKIYNSSPDDEALVAYGGQTFSLPANVIISSIVTKNGNQSALDVTFLPPDPITRIYDGIGTSTVATTTLKNLITNKTTTITINVLGLVQAN